The Lineus longissimus chromosome 8, tnLinLong1.2, whole genome shotgun sequence region tttgaaactttaaaattttgtacagaTTAACAAATACATGCAACTGAACACAATTTTTCTTGTTCGTCAATGTCATTGTACTTCATAGTCCCTATAGTCAGTGTCTAGTCAGAGTCCCCGTGATGAAAACCTCTGAATTCAGCATCCTCCTCGAGTACGGGGGGCATGAACTGTGCCCTTGTCCGACTCACTGCACATGATGGCAAAACCACACGGACATCCCGCCCCAGAAACCCCCAACACCACTTCGCTAACTGTCTGTAGCTTATGTGCCGCATCCTCTTCTCATACGGCCCATCATATGCTGCCCGACCATACTGCTGTCTGTATTGAAGCCAGGCCACCTGCAGGACATGATGGTCCAGGCAAACTGGGTGTTGGATGATACATGTTGTCCCCTCGGCCTCTATCTCTGCCATCTTGTCTTGGACCCTTTGGATCTCGTGGCAGCACGTACATTCATCTTCTTTTTGCTGGATCTGGCAGTTGTCGCAGTGGCACCTGAAATGATAGCAATATAGGCCTGTATTTATCATATCAGTGACAGTGACTTTGTAGTCATGAGCTTAATAAACAGTGTCATGGTAGCAGTACATGGTCGACCTTATTCACGAAGTAAGTCCACGCAACGTTAATAAGAGTACACAAATCTTTTGTGAGTTGGGATTGAACAAAAGGTCACCCGCAAACGGACAATAGCTCATGCACTGCGTAAAGTCATGAGGCCTTTGTGAATATGGTCCCTGGTATACGGTACCGGTAGATAGTTGGCGATGGTACTGGTAGGTAGGTAGGCTCTTCATTTATAGTGTTCAGTGGGTGACAGTGCTTGAAAATAATGGCCTCCGTCTCCAACATGCTGGTCACGGGTGTctagataaaacaataaaactgtaATATTCCATACCAGTCAAGATTATCTCGCCTCGTTGGCCGCTGTTCTT contains the following coding sequences:
- the LOC135492574 gene encoding uncharacterized protein LOC135492574 encodes the protein MANAYSESDSSSICSDCSTSSSALSQFIAADYDSGDDDELFGDVGDPESVPGPIEPYMFEPVPEQVETPVTSMLETEAIIFKHCHPLNTINEEPTYLPVPSPTIYRCHCDNCQIQQKEDECTCCHEIQRVQDKMAEIEAEGTTCIIQHPVCLDHHVLQVAWLQYRQQYGRAAYDGPYEKRMRHISYRQLAKWCWGFLGRDVRVVLPSCAVSRTRAQFMPPVLEEDAEFRGFHHGDSD